A single Sporomusaceae bacterium DNA region contains:
- a CDS encoding glycosyltransferase family 39 protein has protein sequence MPLIVFLAALAVFLPLNGLIPITDPVESNYALTAKEMLLSGDWLSPRIYGQYWFDKPAMIYWLVAASYAVFGVGEFAARFPAALFSAASVGFVSWFAARLYGSSRIGLLAAVVLGTSLEFWVIARMVITDAVLFFFGSVSLASFYLGLKGEGRGWFIPAYAAAGLSVLTKGPVGLVMPALVVFMHLVLSRRWELFLRLRIFSGAAIFLAVAAPWYLAMYLAHGRDFVDTFLGLHNYLRATVSEHPQDNVFYYYLVLFPVSLLPWTGVFLRALGAGRKRPHFAFLAVWIGVFIVFYSLMATKYLTYVFPALFPAAILVARELADMRTVRPRALLWLSLPAALLLAVFAVGGAWLPEADWWPLQLAAVAGVAAVLWLGYRGEAFLQPLAVGAAVVAVSLLVIYQVLVPMAASRSAKEAAVALPAQGAVVGASGDYHTSAVFYSGYAIPRLVETAAPRESVWAGKHTMPTEMTAAFAARTAGRPAVYLLVGRGGAPLPGYTKIAQFDRIAVYKKEGGR, from the coding sequence ATGCCCCTGATCGTCTTCCTGGCCGCCCTGGCGGTTTTCCTGCCGCTTAACGGCCTCATCCCCATAACCGACCCGGTGGAATCCAACTACGCCCTCACCGCCAAAGAAATGCTCCTCAGCGGCGACTGGCTTTCACCCCGCATCTACGGCCAGTACTGGTTCGACAAGCCCGCCATGATCTACTGGCTCGTCGCCGCCAGCTACGCCGTCTTCGGCGTGGGCGAGTTCGCGGCCCGCTTTCCGGCCGCCCTCTTCAGCGCCGCCAGTGTCGGCTTTGTCAGCTGGTTTGCCGCCCGCCTATACGGCAGCAGCCGGATCGGCCTCCTCGCCGCCGTCGTCCTGGGCACCTCGCTGGAATTCTGGGTAATCGCCAGGATGGTCATCACCGATGCCGTCCTGTTCTTTTTCGGCAGCGTCAGCCTGGCCTCTTTTTACCTGGGGCTGAAAGGGGAGGGGAGAGGCTGGTTCATCCCCGCCTACGCCGCTGCCGGGCTGTCCGTCCTTACCAAGGGCCCTGTCGGCCTCGTCATGCCTGCGCTCGTCGTCTTCATGCACCTCGTTCTGTCGCGCCGCTGGGAGCTTTTCCTGCGGCTGCGGATATTCTCGGGCGCCGCCATCTTCCTCGCCGTGGCCGCCCCCTGGTACCTCGCGATGTATTTAGCCCACGGCCGCGACTTCGTCGACACCTTCCTCGGTCTCCACAACTACCTCCGCGCCACCGTCTCCGAGCATCCCCAGGACAACGTCTTCTACTACTACCTCGTCCTTTTTCCGGTCAGCCTGCTCCCCTGGACAGGGGTTTTCCTCCGCGCCCTCGGGGCAGGCCGGAAGCGGCCGCACTTCGCCTTTCTGGCCGTATGGATAGGCGTTTTCATCGTCTTCTACAGCCTGATGGCTACTAAATACCTTACCTATGTATTTCCCGCCCTTTTCCCCGCCGCCATCCTCGTGGCGAGGGAACTGGCGGACATGCGGACAGTGCGTCCGCGAGCCCTGCTGTGGCTTTCCCTGCCGGCGGCGCTGCTGCTGGCTGTTTTCGCCGTCGGCGGGGCATGGCTGCCGGAAGCTGATTGGTGGCCGCTCCAACTGGCCGCCGTTGCCGGCGTTGCCGCAGTATTATGGCTGGGCTACAGGGGCGAAGCCTTCCTCCAGCCGCTGGCCGTGGGAGCCGCCGTCGTCGCCGTCAGCCTGCTGGTCATCTATCAGGTGCTCGTCCCAATGGCCGCGTCCCGCTCCGCCAAAGAAGCCGCCGTCGCCCTGCCCGCGCAAGGGGCCGTCGTCGGCGCCAGCGGCGACTATCACACCTCCGCCGTATTCTACAGCGGCTACGCCATCCCGCGCCTTGTCGAAACCGCCGCTCCCCGCGAAAGCGTTTGGGCCGGCAAACACACCATGCCCACCGAAATGACCGCCGCCTTCGCCGCCCGCACCGCCGGCCGGCCGGCGGTTTACCTCCTTGTCGGGAGGGGAGGGGCGCCGCTGCCGGGGTATACAAAGATCGCTCAATTCGACCGTATAGCCGTGTACAAAAAAGAGGGCGGACGTTGA
- a CDS encoding glycosyltransferase family 39 protein, producing MTDRTSFGTILIILIAAFVMFFNLGGIPLLDPDEPVYAETAKEMLNHSDFVSPRIYGEYWYDKPPMYYWLVAASFKLFGVNEFAARFPSAVLAILGALYVYFASSRIFGARAGLASALILVTSIEYFYLGKAAVTDITLNFFLTVALLAFLEKRYYLFYICAGLATVTKGPVGFLFPGAIIFIYMLLTRSFSLLREMKIPAGVVLFALFGLPWYIAMYAIHGNAFVDTFLGFHNIVRFTSPEHPEGVLWYYFIPVLILGFLPWTAVMIQAVWAALTDSRPQHGRPLLFLIIWAAFIFLFFTASRTKLVSYILPMYPPLAMIVGWYIDRLIDRRRNARPFAWPLLLTVFGGLFAAGAVYGANKAMPDLLTGAYLTAAVFAAMILGTWYFVARRENERAFWLQVAGMAVFVVVLMSLLFPPAAPAFHARDIAQAFTANYDGKSPVYVVKFLRPGFSFYAGVYGTELKPDDWKVPGKAYFVVRPADWEWLGDAEKQKLQVVATAHEKLLIVKQ from the coding sequence ATGACGGACAGAACAAGTTTCGGCACGATCCTCATCATCCTAATCGCGGCCTTCGTCATGTTCTTTAATCTTGGCGGCATACCGCTGCTCGACCCGGACGAGCCCGTGTACGCCGAAACCGCCAAGGAGATGCTCAACCACAGCGACTTCGTATCGCCGCGCATCTACGGCGAATATTGGTACGACAAGCCGCCGATGTACTACTGGCTCGTGGCCGCCTCCTTCAAGCTGTTCGGCGTCAACGAATTCGCCGCCCGCTTCCCCTCGGCCGTGCTCGCCATTCTTGGCGCCCTCTACGTCTATTTCGCCTCATCGCGCATATTCGGCGCCCGCGCCGGCCTGGCAAGCGCCCTCATCCTTGTCACCAGCATCGAATACTTTTACCTCGGCAAGGCGGCCGTAACCGACATCACCCTTAACTTCTTCCTGACGGTAGCGTTGCTCGCCTTCCTCGAAAAGCGCTACTACCTGTTTTACATCTGCGCCGGACTGGCCACCGTCACCAAGGGGCCGGTTGGCTTCCTCTTCCCCGGCGCCATCATCTTCATCTACATGCTGTTGACCCGCAGCTTCTCCCTGCTAAGAGAGATGAAAATACCGGCCGGGGTTGTCCTCTTCGCCCTGTTCGGCCTGCCCTGGTACATAGCGATGTACGCCATCCACGGCAACGCGTTCGTCGATACCTTCCTCGGCTTCCATAACATTGTCCGCTTCACAAGCCCCGAGCATCCCGAAGGGGTGCTGTGGTACTACTTCATCCCCGTTCTCATCCTCGGTTTCCTGCCCTGGACGGCGGTCATGATCCAGGCAGTATGGGCGGCCCTTACCGACAGCCGCCCGCAGCACGGCCGGCCCCTGCTGTTTCTCATAATCTGGGCGGCCTTCATCTTCCTGTTCTTCACCGCCTCGCGCACCAAGCTCGTATCGTATATCCTGCCCATGTATCCGCCGCTCGCCATGATTGTCGGCTGGTACATCGACCGCCTTATCGACAGGCGGCGGAACGCCCGCCCCTTCGCCTGGCCGCTCCTGCTCACCGTCTTCGGCGGACTGTTTGCCGCCGGCGCGGTATACGGCGCCAATAAAGCTATGCCCGACCTCCTGACGGGCGCCTACCTCACCGCCGCCGTTTTCGCCGCCATGATCCTCGGCACATGGTATTTCGTCGCCAGGCGGGAAAATGAGCGGGCCTTCTGGCTGCAAGTAGCCGGCATGGCCGTCTTCGTAGTCGTCCTCATGTCGCTGCTCTTCCCCCCGGCCGCGCCCGCCTTTCACGCCCGCGACATCGCCCAGGCCTTCACCGCCAACTACGACGGAAAATCGCCCGTATATGTCGTCAAATTCCTCCGTCCCGGCTTCTCCTTCTACGCCGGCGTCTACGGCACGGAGCTGAAGCCCGACGACTGGAAAGTTCCCGGCAAGGCATACTTCGTCGTCCGTCCGGCCGACTGGGAATGGCTCGGCGACGCCGAAAAGCAGAAGCTGCAAGTCGTGGCGACCGCTCACGAAAAGCTGCTGATCGTCAAGCAGTGA
- a CDS encoding NAD-dependent epimerase/dehydratase family protein has protein sequence MKVLVTGGAGFIGSHIVDNLLGKNCAVVVVDDLSTGLAANVNPAARLVRLDIAKDDLGPLFAAERFDFVIHLAAQTAVPKSLAAPAFDCAVNVQGTVNVLEAARTTGVKRVVFASTAAAYGAADVVPIPENTPVAPFSFYGLSKVTAENYLRLYREIFALDYVILRYANVYGERQGDAGEGGVVSIFTRRLAAGQPLDIFGDGGQTRDFVYAGDVAEANWRALVSPAANAVYNISTGTETSVSELAALLAKVSGRETAIRRHPPREGDIYRSCLDNRAAVNALSWRPQTSLLDGLADTYRSLAGDPSS, from the coding sequence GTGAAAGTACTCGTTACCGGCGGGGCCGGCTTCATCGGCTCCCACATCGTCGACAACCTGCTGGGAAAAAACTGCGCCGTCGTCGTCGTCGACGACCTCAGCACAGGTCTGGCGGCCAACGTCAATCCCGCCGCGCGGCTTGTCAGGCTGGACATCGCCAAGGACGATCTCGGTCCGCTGTTTGCCGCCGAACGGTTCGACTTCGTCATCCACCTCGCAGCCCAGACGGCTGTGCCCAAATCGTTGGCCGCCCCGGCGTTCGACTGCGCCGTCAACGTCCAGGGCACCGTCAACGTCCTTGAAGCCGCCCGCACCACCGGCGTCAAAAGGGTGGTATTCGCCTCCACCGCCGCCGCATACGGCGCGGCCGACGTCGTCCCCATCCCCGAGAACACGCCCGTGGCGCCCTTCTCTTTTTACGGGCTCAGCAAAGTCACGGCAGAAAACTATCTTCGGTTGTACCGCGAGATATTCGCCCTCGATTATGTAATCCTCCGTTACGCCAACGTATACGGCGAGCGGCAGGGCGACGCCGGCGAAGGCGGGGTTGTCAGCATCTTTACCCGGCGGCTCGCCGCCGGCCAACCGCTCGACATCTTCGGCGACGGCGGCCAGACGCGGGATTTCGTCTACGCCGGCGACGTCGCCGAGGCAAACTGGCGGGCCCTCGTATCGCCGGCCGCCAACGCCGTGTATAATATTAGCACCGGGACGGAAACCAGCGTCAGCGAGTTGGCCGCCTTGCTGGCGAAAGTGTCCGGGCGGGAAACGGCCATCCGCCGCCATCCGCCGCGGGAAGGGGACATCTACCGCTCCTGTCTCGACAACCGCGCCGCCGTAAACGCCTTGTCCTGGCGGCCACAGACGTCACTCCTGGACGGCCTGGCCGACACCTACCGCTCGCTGGCGGGCGACCCGTCATCCTAA
- a CDS encoding lysylphosphatidylglycerol synthase transmembrane domain-containing protein, with translation MNKFYRRLALLILLVGGISAAVIYFTVDIDTLSNLGAFRPWSLAAVVILIGIGMYFDGTRLLHLVHIAGQRITLIQAVQVIFSNYFAALLTPGATGGAVAQVMFLRRAGVPTGIATVVVLIRTIMSIMFLFVCLPLVFAYDPGLLPWIPPQILVAVSGAMVLASAAGVWFLRSPVSLKVLKRLTRRTGRSRRHQIFGLYRDTRGAVFLLLSAPLSMLRVFAESAASLIALYAVVPVLFLGLGAAVDWPIVMGRMIFLNILLYFAPTPGGSGIAEGGFVVLFGELLPPGTVGILAVAWRIAAEYLPFSIGFYYTVKVFGQDFLFDQPKKGGRP, from the coding sequence ATGAATAAATTTTACCGGCGTCTCGCCCTGCTCATCTTGCTCGTCGGCGGCATATCCGCGGCCGTCATCTACTTCACCGTCGACATCGATACCCTCAGCAACCTGGGCGCCTTCCGCCCGTGGTCGCTCGCAGCGGTAGTCATCCTCATCGGCATCGGTATGTACTTCGACGGGACAAGGCTGCTCCATCTCGTGCATATCGCCGGCCAGCGGATAACCCTCATCCAGGCGGTGCAGGTTATATTCAGCAACTACTTTGCCGCCCTCCTCACCCCGGGAGCGACGGGCGGGGCGGTGGCCCAGGTCATGTTCCTGCGGCGCGCCGGCGTTCCCACCGGCATCGCCACCGTCGTCGTCCTCATCCGCACCATCATGTCCATCATGTTCCTCTTCGTCTGCCTGCCGCTCGTATTTGCCTACGACCCCGGCCTGCTGCCCTGGATACCGCCGCAGATCCTCGTCGCCGTCAGCGGCGCCATGGTGCTGGCCAGCGCCGCCGGCGTATGGTTCCTGCGGTCGCCGGTCTCCCTCAAGGTGCTCAAGCGTCTCACGCGCCGTACCGGACGGAGTCGCCGCCACCAGATATTCGGCCTTTACCGCGATACCCGCGGCGCCGTTTTCCTGCTGCTCAGCGCGCCTTTAAGCATGCTCAGGGTATTCGCCGAATCGGCCGCCAGCCTCATCGCTCTTTACGCTGTCGTTCCCGTCCTTTTCCTCGGCCTCGGAGCTGCGGTCGACTGGCCCATCGTCATGGGACGCATGATTTTCCTCAACATCCTGCTCTACTTCGCGCCCACCCCAGGTGGCTCCGGCATAGCCGAAGGCGGGTTCGTCGTCCTCTTCGGCGAACTCCTGCCGCCGGGCACGGTCGGCATCCTCGCCGTAGCCTGGCGGATCGCCGCCGAGTATCTGCCTTTCTCCATCGGGTTTTATTATACGGTAAAGGTGTTTGGCCAGGATTTCCTCTTCGACCAGCCGAAAAAGGGAGGCCGCCCATAA
- the hpnK gene encoding hopanoid biosynthesis-associated protein HpnK, with product MKLLIVNADDFGLHPSVNRAIIAGHTGGCITSTSIMPGAAAFADAALLAERHPTLGTGVHLTLVGERPVADPDAIPTLVDGDGRLPAQYPAFLARYLRGRVSRDEIRVELTAQVAKAAAAGVKITHLDSHQHLHVLPGIIDIVLDLADQFGVKALRIPAEPRFFSGGFPYTAGRFIGRFGLSSLASLARSKAKRRGLAVPDHFFGMLAGGNMRQEYLLTILDRLPDGISEIMVHPGDDAAALGALYGWGYRWQDELAALTSPETRRRLETNGIKPISFRELAHE from the coding sequence ATGAAACTGCTCATCGTAAACGCCGACGACTTCGGCCTCCACCCGTCGGTAAACAGGGCCATCATCGCCGGCCACACAGGCGGCTGCATAACCAGCACCTCAATAATGCCCGGCGCGGCCGCCTTTGCCGACGCCGCTCTTTTAGCCGAACGCCACCCGACCCTCGGCACGGGCGTCCACCTCACGCTGGTGGGTGAGAGGCCGGTGGCCGATCCTGACGCCATTCCGACCCTGGTGGACGGCGACGGGCGCCTTCCCGCCCAGTACCCGGCCTTCCTGGCCCGGTACCTGCGCGGCCGCGTCAGCAGGGACGAAATACGCGTCGAGCTGACCGCCCAGGTGGCCAAAGCCGCCGCCGCCGGCGTGAAAATCACCCACCTCGATAGCCATCAGCACCTGCACGTCCTGCCGGGCATCATCGACATCGTCCTCGACCTGGCAGACCAGTTCGGCGTCAAAGCCCTGCGCATCCCGGCCGAACCGCGCTTTTTTTCCGGCGGCTTTCCCTACACCGCCGGCCGCTTCATCGGCCGCTTCGGTCTTTCCTCGCTGGCGTCCCTGGCCCGCAGCAAAGCAAAGCGCCGTGGCTTAGCCGTTCCCGACCACTTCTTCGGCATGCTCGCCGGCGGCAACATGCGCCAGGAATACCTGCTAACCATCCTCGACCGCCTGCCGGACGGCATCAGCGAAATAATGGTCCATCCCGGCGACGACGCCGCCGCGTTGGGGGCGCTGTACGGCTGGGGCTACCGGTGGCAGGACGAACTGGCCGCCCTCACCAGCCCCGAAACCAGGCGCCGCCTGGAGACCAACGGTATAAAACCGATCTCCTTCCGCGAGCTCGCCCATGAATAA
- a CDS encoding PLP-dependent aminotransferase family protein gives MKIDWADRVATMEDPAVKMMLKITQRTDIISFAGGLPSAKTFPVDRLAAAYTAVLAEHGGAALQYSLAEGYPPLRELLARRLERTGIACKPENIVITSGSQQAIDFIGRLLLNPSDLIAVENPAYLAALQPFRSYQATFLPVPMDNDGMDVDALARQLKKVRPKFIYVNPTFQNPTGITLSLERRRRLGELAASHEILLLEDNPYGELRFGGSDIPSIKSLADSDWAMYTGTFSKVIAPGLRVGWFVAHPEIAAKVTAAKQLNDILTNSLTQRALHRFLTDNDLDAHIATIIGQYRRQRDAMLAALAAYFPGKVSWTQPEGGMFIWVTLPTGIDARDLLAKAIDEEKVAFVPGTPFHTDGGGHNTFRLSFANTGEEEIASGIARLGALLARTV, from the coding sequence ATGAAAATTGACTGGGCCGACCGCGTAGCCACAATGGAAGATCCTGCCGTGAAAATGATGCTCAAAATAACCCAACGCACCGATATAATCTCCTTCGCCGGCGGACTGCCGTCCGCCAAGACCTTCCCCGTCGACCGCCTGGCGGCTGCGTATACCGCCGTGCTCGCCGAGCATGGGGGGGCAGCCCTTCAATACAGTCTGGCCGAAGGTTACCCGCCGCTGCGCGAACTGCTGGCGCGGCGTCTCGAGCGCACCGGCATCGCCTGCAAACCCGAAAACATCGTCATCACCAGCGGCTCACAACAGGCCATCGATTTCATCGGCCGCCTGCTGCTCAACCCCAGCGACCTCATCGCCGTCGAAAACCCAGCCTACCTGGCCGCTCTGCAGCCTTTCCGCAGCTATCAGGCCACCTTTCTCCCCGTGCCCATGGACAACGACGGCATGGACGTCGACGCTCTGGCCCGCCAGCTCAAAAAGGTGCGGCCGAAATTCATCTACGTCAACCCCACCTTTCAGAATCCGACCGGCATAACCCTGAGCCTGGAAAGGCGCCGCCGCCTCGGCGAGCTTGCCGCCAGCCACGAAATCCTCCTCCTGGAAGACAACCCTTACGGCGAGCTCCGTTTCGGCGGGTCCGACATCCCATCGATCAAAAGCCTCGCCGACAGCGATTGGGCCATGTATACCGGCACCTTCTCCAAAGTCATCGCCCCCGGCCTGCGCGTAGGCTGGTTTGTCGCCCACCCCGAGATAGCGGCAAAGGTAACGGCCGCCAAACAGCTCAACGACATCCTCACTAACTCCCTGACCCAGCGGGCGCTCCACCGTTTTCTCACCGACAACGATCTCGACGCCCACATCGCCACCATCATCGGACAGTACCGCCGCCAGCGCGACGCCATGCTGGCCGCTCTGGCCGCCTACTTCCCCGGCAAAGTCTCCTGGACGCAGCCGGAGGGCGGCATGTTCATATGGGTCACCCTGCCGACGGGCATCGACGCGCGTGATCTGCTGGCCAAGGCCATCGACGAGGAAAAGGTCGCCTTTGTGCCGGGCACGCCCTTCCATACCGACGGCGGCGGCCACAACACCTTCCGCCTGAGCTTTGCCAACACCGGCGAAGAAGAGATCGCCTCAGGCATAGCCAGACTGGGCGCCCTGTTGGCCCGCACCGTTTGA
- a CDS encoding N-6 DNA methylase, whose product MNWKHFLAECQELKSWLAAQGLEAERGLLTMLVAVLRGETTPEAVAAQATGARTLPDAARGLLSVGETEIPDRIHAIVSRWLCTLPRDAWLLGELYEKLALGRRAQGLFYTAPQVVDFILAGTAVKADVVANPHIKILDPACGCGNFLLRAYDLLQAKYSAARGVLAERFPDKDWSDDGIHRHIITHNLWGADIDALAAETAAAGLLLKRPAASGGLTPNILVCDSLRRPEQGAVGDRAFWSSRYDYVVGNPPYLSFGLRGARRLDRDYEAYLRSAFSASAEYKLSYYVLFLERGIEMLVEGGRLGFILPDSFLLGRYYSKIRRYIMDHTAIETMVHIALPVFKNAAVGMSAISILRRESDPAGRDRQTVTVHHVDSKDDLRDGTAGCSYAQSYFAALPHQRFRLFSDLTVKNLIDKIDNSNEPLANFSSGHTGVRSVSKQSDIIGQECGGPTWRRGLVSGSQIERYGLTYEGHWLNIDPARLYKGGWDPAIVGGRKILIRQTGYTITACLDDNGYYHLNNLHSFVATNGAVTLDYLLLLLNSRLMSFYYHAVTMEYGRSMAQTDIDTLELLPVKVHQEASARAPELVRIMTTLIRRRREGDSGAETRAAAMDDLFNQMVYKIYELSPAEISLVEEYETRLTARRSRRRPLLGKL is encoded by the coding sequence ATGAACTGGAAGCACTTTCTGGCGGAGTGTCAAGAACTGAAAAGCTGGCTGGCTGCCCAGGGCCTCGAGGCCGAGCGGGGCCTCTTGACCATGCTTGTCGCCGTTCTGCGCGGCGAAACCACCCCGGAGGCCGTCGCCGCCCAGGCGACGGGCGCCCGCACCCTGCCCGACGCCGCCCGCGGCCTGCTGTCCGTCGGCGAAACCGAGATACCCGACCGCATCCACGCCATCGTCTCCCGCTGGCTGTGCACCTTGCCCCGTGACGCCTGGCTGCTCGGCGAACTTTACGAAAAGCTCGCCCTCGGCCGCAGGGCTCAGGGCCTTTTCTATACAGCCCCGCAGGTGGTCGACTTCATCCTCGCCGGCACGGCGGTCAAGGCCGACGTCGTCGCCAACCCGCACATCAAGATCCTCGACCCCGCCTGCGGCTGCGGCAACTTCCTGCTGCGCGCCTACGATCTTCTCCAGGCCAAATATTCCGCCGCTCGCGGCGTACTGGCGGAGCGCTTCCCCGACAAGGACTGGTCGGACGACGGCATCCACCGCCACATTATCACCCACAACCTGTGGGGCGCCGACATCGACGCCCTCGCCGCCGAGACAGCGGCCGCCGGGCTGCTGCTCAAAAGGCCGGCGGCCAGCGGCGGCCTGACTCCCAACATCCTCGTCTGCGACAGCCTTCGCCGCCCGGAGCAGGGTGCAGTTGGCGACCGGGCCTTCTGGTCGTCCCGCTACGACTACGTCGTCGGCAACCCGCCCTATCTGTCCTTCGGCCTGCGGGGCGCGCGGCGCCTCGACCGCGACTACGAAGCCTACCTGCGCAGCGCGTTCAGCGCTTCCGCCGAATACAAACTCAGCTACTACGTCCTCTTCCTCGAACGGGGCATCGAAATGCTCGTGGAAGGGGGGAGGCTGGGATTCATCCTCCCCGACAGCTTTCTCCTCGGCCGCTACTACTCGAAGATCCGCCGCTACATTATGGATCATACCGCCATCGAAACAATGGTCCACATCGCCCTGCCGGTGTTTAAAAATGCCGCCGTCGGCATGTCGGCGATCAGCATCCTCAGACGGGAAAGCGACCCGGCCGGCCGCGACCGGCAAACGGTCACCGTCCACCATGTCGACAGCAAAGACGACCTCAGGGACGGCACGGCCGGGTGTTCCTACGCCCAGAGCTATTTCGCCGCGCTTCCCCATCAGCGCTTCCGCCTGTTTTCCGATTTGACGGTCAAAAACCTGATTGATAAAATAGATAATAGCAACGAACCGCTGGCAAATTTTTCATCAGGACATACCGGCGTCCGCTCCGTCTCCAAGCAGAGCGACATTATCGGCCAGGAGTGCGGCGGGCCAACCTGGCGGCGCGGGCTGGTATCCGGCAGCCAGATCGAGCGTTACGGCTTAACCTACGAGGGCCACTGGCTCAACATCGACCCGGCGCGGCTTTACAAAGGCGGCTGGGACCCCGCCATCGTCGGCGGCCGCAAAATCCTCATCCGTCAGACCGGGTACACCATCACCGCTTGCCTCGACGACAACGGCTACTACCACCTCAACAACCTCCACAGCTTCGTCGCCACCAACGGCGCCGTCACGCTCGACTACCTGCTGCTGCTCCTAAACTCCCGGCTGATGTCGTTTTACTATCACGCCGTAACGATGGAGTACGGGCGGTCGATGGCCCAGACCGACATCGACACCCTCGAACTCCTGCCGGTCAAAGTCCATCAGGAGGCCAGCGCCCGCGCCCCCGAGCTTGTCAGGATAATGACCACCCTCATCCGTCGGCGCCGGGAAGGCGACAGCGGCGCCGAAACCCGCGCCGCCGCCATGGACGACCTCTTCAACCAGATGGTCTACAAAATCTACGAATTATCTCCCGCCGAGATCAGCCTTGTCGAAGAATACGAGACAAGGCTGACGGCCCGCCGGTCGCGGCGGCGCCCGCTCTTGGGAAAACTATAG
- the folE2 gene encoding GTP cyclohydrolase FolE2: MKDVQNLADERGIAIQKVGVSEVHLPFLIKLKSGSFQSVLANIKLTVDLPKEYKGTHMSRFIEVLSDWSQKPVSYREMEAILNDLASRLEARRASIDIAFKYFIEKTAPVSGMKSLLDYDCLFAGSLQQGDHLDFVLGLTVPFTSLCPCSKEISSYGAHNQRGLMRVKVRFQPGRFVWIEDLAALMEAQASAPVYSLLKRDDEKYLTELAYENPKFVEDVLRDLVLALRALDGVAWFEVECENYESIHNHSAYASHIEFVAKS; encoded by the coding sequence ATGAAAGACGTACAGAACCTGGCCGACGAACGGGGCATCGCCATCCAGAAGGTTGGCGTGAGCGAAGTCCATCTGCCGTTCCTCATCAAACTCAAAAGCGGCTCCTTCCAGTCGGTGCTCGCGAACATCAAGCTGACCGTCGATCTGCCCAAGGAGTACAAAGGCACCCACATGAGCAGGTTCATCGAAGTGCTCAGCGACTGGAGCCAGAAACCGGTATCCTACCGGGAGATGGAAGCCATCCTCAACGATCTCGCCAGCCGGCTCGAAGCCAGGCGGGCCAGCATCGACATCGCCTTCAAGTACTTCATCGAAAAAACCGCGCCAGTCAGCGGCATGAAAAGCCTGCTCGACTACGACTGCCTCTTTGCCGGCAGCCTCCAGCAGGGCGATCACCTCGATTTTGTCCTCGGACTCACCGTCCCCTTCACCTCCCTCTGCCCCTGCAGTAAGGAGATTTCTTCCTACGGAGCCCACAACCAGCGTGGCCTCATGCGGGTCAAGGTCAGGTTCCAGCCCGGCCGCTTCGTCTGGATCGAAGACCTGGCCGCCCTCATGGAAGCTCAGGCCAGCGCCCCCGTATATTCCCTCCTCAAGCGCGACGACGAAAAGTACCTCACCGAGCTTGCGTACGAAAACCCCAAGTTCGTCGAAGATGTTCTCCGGGATCTGGTCCTGGCGCTCAGGGCGCTTGACGGAGTGGCCTGGTTCGAGGTAGAGTGCGAGAATTATGAGTCGATACACAACCATAGCGCCTACGCCTCCCACATAGAGTTTGTGGCGAAAAGTTAG